Within the Bacillota bacterium genome, the region AAGACCGCCATCACCGCCGGTCGCGGAATCCAGCGCCGCAGCAGCCCGCCCAGGGGGGCGGCGGCCAGCTTGAGCAGGCCCGTCCAGAGGGTGGCGGCGGCGCCCACGCTCCAGGCGAGGAGCGCGTCGTGGCTCGAGCGGTAGACGGGCAGGAGGATGGAGAGCGTGTAGGCGATCATGCCCGGCACGTTGCTCCCGTAGACCTGCGCCGTCATGTCCCGGCGCCCCTCGCGGCGACCCAGCTCCAGCGCCATGGCCAGCATGGCCAGAGCGCCCGCCGCGAAGGCCAGCGTCGCCCCGGGCAGCATGCGCGCCACCGCCAGCCCGCGCGGGAAGCCCAGCTCGGCCAGGAGAAAGACCGGGATGGCGGCCTGCGCCACCTGGAAGCCCAGCTCTACCACCAGCGCGTCCACGTCGCCGCGTCCCGGCCGCGCCCAGACGGGAAGCGCGCCGGGCGCACGGCCCGGCGGCGAGTCGCCCGGTCTGACCGCCATCGCCCGCCCCACCCCCGAGCTAGGTTGCTCCGCGGGGGCCGCGCGGACTCGCACGGGCGGTGGGCGGCGGTGGCGCGCCCGTGCGGCCTGGCCTATCCTGGAGCCGGAACGAAGGGAGGCGGGGGCCACGGAGGCGAGCGGCGAGAGGAGCCAGGAGCGCCGGCTGGCGGCGGCGCTGGCCATCACGCTCCTCTTCGCGGCGGTGGAGGCGGGCGGCGGGCTCCTCTCCGGCAGCCTCGCCCTCCTCTCCGACGCGGGCCACATGGCCGGCGACGCGGGCGCGCTCCTCCTCAGCCTCTTCGCTCTGCGCATCGCGCGGCGGCCGCCGACGCCGCGCATGACCTTCGGCTACCGGCGGACGGAGATCCTGGCCGCCCTGGCCAACGCGGCCGCCCTGCTGGTCGTCTCCGGCCTCATCCTGGTGGAGGCCTACCACCGCTGGCTGGCGCCGCCACCGGTGCGCGGCGGGCTGATGCTGGCCGTGGCGCTGGCCGGCCTGGCGGCCAACGTGGCGGGTGCCCTTCTCCTGCGCGACGCGGGCGGCGGACCCAACCTCAACCTGCGCGGCGCCTGGCTCCACGTGCTGAGCGACCTGCTGGGCTCGCTGGGCGCCGTGGCGGCCTCGCTGGTCATCCTGGGCACCGGCTGGCGGCCGGTGGACCCGCTGCTCAGCGCCCTCATCGCCCTCCTCATCCTGCGCGGCGCCTGGCGGCTCCTGCGCGAGAGCGTCGACGTGCTCATGGAAGGGACGCCCAGCGAGCTGGCCTACCAGCAGATCGCGGCCGCGCTGGCCGCGAGCCCGGGCGTCGCCGCCGTCCACGACCTCCACGTCTGGAGCATCGCGCCGGGCTTCCCCGCGCTCAGCGCCCACGTCCGCCTGTGCGAGGAAGCCGACCCGACCCTCCTCCTCCCCGGCCTCCAGCGCATGCTCCGCGAGCGCTTCGGCATCGAGCACGCCACGCTCCAGCTGGAGCTGGCGGAGGAGGCTCCCGACTACTCCTGCCAGTGATCGCCGCGCCCGCCCGGGGCGGGCCGTCCCGCCGGGGCCGGCGCATACCTTCCTCGCCGGGGCGTGCGCGTGGCGAGACGAGCCGCCGGCCGGCCCGGCCACCGCCCGGAGGTGGAGGTCCTC harbors:
- a CDS encoding cation diffusion facilitator family transporter, translating into MAACATWKPSSTTSASTSPRPGRAQTGSAPGARPGGESPGLTAIARPTPELGCSAGAARTRTGGGRRWRARAAWPILEPERREAGATEASGERSQERRLAAALAITLLFAAVEAGGGLLSGSLALLSDAGHMAGDAGALLLSLFALRIARRPPTPRMTFGYRRTEILAALANAAALLVVSGLILVEAYHRWLAPPPVRGGLMLAVALAGLAANVAGALLLRDAGGGPNLNLRGAWLHVLSDLLGSLGAVAASLVILGTGWRPVDPLLSALIALLILRGAWRLLRESVDVLMEGTPSELAYQQIAAALAASPGVAAVHDLHVWSIAPGFPALSAHVRLCEEADPTLLLPGLQRMLRERFGIEHATLQLELAEEAPDYSCQ